In Gemmatimonadetes bacterium SCN 70-22, a single genomic region encodes these proteins:
- a CDS encoding DNA polymerase III subunit delta — protein MRAGFVAGGNGREGEGALYWATMSAQALRDLRKAIHNQTFAPAYYFHGDDEYRKEGTVRQLMAGAVDPATRDFNFDLLRGADVSAEQLESAVNTPPMMAERRVVVVRDVGALKKDVRAGLDRYLTRPSSTTVLVLIATAGAKADKELERAGVALAFPAMRDREVVEWVLEQAREVHGVTSSERAAELLVEHVGPDTAQLASELDKLASYTQGGAIDEVAVREVVGVRQGESLGDFLDRVAERDVDAALSLVEHVLLLPKSGLVPIIMALTAQTMAIGWGRLARDRGLPAQRLEAEFFGLLKETGAYPMRPWGEATKCWARNVSRWDSASIDQALAALLAADRAAKDTRLSSDEQMLASLVCTLCVPARHHAA, from the coding sequence GTGCGTGCCGGGTTCGTGGCCGGCGGCAACGGGAGGGAGGGGGAGGGCGCGCTATATTGGGCCACCATGAGTGCCCAAGCGCTCCGCGACCTGCGGAAGGCCATCCACAACCAGACCTTCGCGCCCGCCTACTACTTCCACGGGGACGATGAATACCGGAAGGAAGGGACGGTGCGGCAGCTGATGGCCGGAGCCGTGGATCCCGCGACGCGCGACTTCAACTTCGACCTGCTGCGGGGGGCCGACGTCTCGGCGGAGCAGCTCGAGTCGGCGGTGAACACGCCACCGATGATGGCGGAGCGGCGGGTCGTGGTGGTGCGCGATGTCGGTGCGCTCAAGAAGGACGTGCGCGCGGGGCTCGACCGATACCTGACGCGGCCATCGAGTACCACCGTCCTGGTGCTGATCGCGACGGCGGGAGCGAAGGCGGACAAGGAGCTGGAGCGCGCGGGGGTGGCGCTCGCGTTCCCGGCGATGCGCGATCGCGAGGTAGTGGAGTGGGTGCTGGAGCAAGCCCGCGAGGTGCACGGCGTGACGTCGAGCGAGCGCGCGGCCGAGCTCCTCGTGGAGCACGTCGGCCCCGACACGGCGCAACTGGCGTCCGAGCTGGACAAGCTGGCCAGCTACACGCAGGGCGGGGCGATCGACGAGGTCGCCGTCCGCGAGGTGGTGGGTGTGCGGCAGGGGGAATCGCTGGGCGATTTCCTGGACCGGGTGGCCGAGCGTGACGTGGATGCCGCGCTGTCGCTGGTGGAGCACGTGTTGCTGCTGCCGAAATCCGGCCTGGTGCCGATCATCATGGCGCTGACGGCGCAGACGATGGCGATCGGGTGGGGCCGCCTGGCGCGCGACCGAGGGCTGCCGGCGCAGCGGCTGGAGGCCGAGTTCTTCGGGCTGTTGAAGGAGACGGGGGCATATCCGATGCGTCCGTGGGGAGAGGCGACGAAGTGCTGGGCGCGCAACGTCTCGCGCTGGGATTCGGCGAGCATCGACCAGGCGCTCGCGGCGCTGCTGGCGGCGGACCGTGCGGCGAAGGACACGCGCCTCTCCTCGGACGAACAGATGCTGGCCTCGCTGGTCTGCACCCTGTGCGTCCCCGCGCGGCACCACGCCGCCTAA